The following proteins come from a genomic window of Nostoc sp. ATCC 53789:
- a CDS encoding cyclic nucleotide-binding domain-containing protein: protein MTEVLLKELTNSDIDWILATGQREEITAGTTLIRQGTPVDALYILLDGALSVSVAQADDNPIGRAFAALEGGELSGREVALLANGEVVGEMPFLASYQSSTTVKAARKSLVLMIPQQQLIQKLQEDVTFAAHFYRAIAVLLAHRLEQMMGQIGQSTVVLFQPQIREILFTFAELNDSDIGWMIVAGNAMRLPAGTVLFQAGRPVDALYILLDGKMVASIAEDTSNPLTRAFSTLEQTDHIEREFAQLSRGDIVGETPFVEASPPAMTIRAVEDATVLSIPRWRLSAKLLHDVGFAARFYRVLAILLADKQQGIINSLGYGRINYSSGKSLDERLTYEDELSSSFLAQVTLAGTRFDWMLKQIRGN from the coding sequence ATGACAGAAGTTCTACTTAAGGAACTGACAAATAGCGATATTGACTGGATCTTGGCAACGGGTCAAAGAGAAGAAATTACTGCTGGTACGACCCTCATCCGCCAAGGAACACCTGTTGATGCCCTCTATATTTTGCTTGATGGTGCATTAAGCGTTTCTGTCGCTCAGGCTGACGATAATCCTATTGGTCGGGCATTTGCCGCCCTTGAAGGTGGCGAACTATCTGGACGAGAGGTTGCACTGCTGGCAAATGGTGAAGTTGTAGGAGAAATGCCTTTTTTAGCCTCCTACCAGTCTTCCACTACGGTCAAAGCTGCTAGAAAGTCGCTTGTGTTGATGATTCCTCAGCAGCAATTGATTCAAAAATTGCAAGAAGATGTCACATTTGCAGCCCATTTTTATCGAGCGATCGCAGTTCTACTTGCTCACCGATTAGAGCAGATGATGGGTCAAATAGGCCAAAGCACAGTCGTGCTTTTTCAGCCCCAAATTCGAGAAATCTTATTTACATTTGCAGAATTAAATGATAGCGATATTGGTTGGATGATTGTTGCAGGCAATGCCATGAGACTTCCTGCGGGAACGGTGTTGTTTCAAGCCGGAAGGCCCGTTGACGCTCTCTATATTTTATTAGATGGGAAGATGGTGGCTTCGATTGCTGAAGATACAAGCAATCCTCTCACCCGCGCCTTTTCAACTTTAGAACAGACAGATCATATCGAACGGGAGTTTGCTCAATTATCGCGGGGTGACATAGTTGGCGAAACGCCCTTTGTCGAAGCCAGTCCACCTGCGATGACAATTCGGGCGGTTGAGGATGCGACTGTGTTATCGATTCCCAGATGGCGACTTTCTGCCAAATTGTTACACGATGTGGGTTTTGCTGCCCGATTTTATCGAGTCTTAGCGATTTTGTTAGCAGATAAACAGCAAGGAATCATCAATAGTCTGGGTTACGGCAGGATTAACTATAGCTCAGGTAAATCTTTAGATGAACGCTTGACTTATGAAGATGAGCTGAGTTCTAGCTTTTTGGCTCAAGTGACACTGGCGGGAACTCGATTTGATTGGATGCTGAAGCAGATTCGCGGGAATTAG
- a CDS encoding CTB family bacteriocin, producing the protein MSDNIKPVELSAEELDNVAGGAFSFVDAHNFNALDQQTGGTVLGANGGIGSFTAQQTAVSQQDLHEIKATGFFPPTLAS; encoded by the coding sequence ATGTCTGACAACATTAAACCCGTAGAATTATCTGCTGAAGAATTGGACAACGTTGCTGGTGGTGCTTTTAGCTTCGTCGATGCTCACAACTTCAATGCATTGGATCAGCAAACTGGTGGAACCGTTCTTGGTGCGAATGGCGGTATTGGATCTTTCACCGCTCAACAAACTGCTGTATCTCAACAAGATTTGCACGAAATCAAAGCAACTGGCTTCTTTCCTCCCACTCTTGCTAGTTAG
- a CDS encoding NHLP family bacteriocin export ABC transporter peptidase/permease/ATPase subunit: MEAVECGAAALGIILGYYDRIVPLAELRQACGVSRDGSKASNILNAARSYGLQAKGFKVDLAGLRKLQCPYIVFWNFNHFLIVEGFAKDKVYLNDPATGPRTVSLPEFDQSFTGVVLVGEPSAEFQPGGRKPSLTLSLWDRLQSSLGALVYCVIAGLLLVIPGLAIPAFSQAFVDNVLIEGRSDWLRPLILGMILTAILNGFLTLLQLQFLRRMKIKLAVGMSSRFLWHILRLPVSFYDQRFAGEISSRVRLNDSLANLLSGRLATTVISAFTVIFYAAVMLQYDVVLTAIGIAFVIVNVSVWRWVSRQRVDANLRLMQEQGKVNGVAISGLQSMETLKASGLESEFFSRWAGYYAKAINARQEMDTTNQNLGVLPSFLTSITSMLLLAVGGLRVMDGVLSIGMLIAFQALMQRFLEPVNNLVSLAGELQEMEGNLGRLDDVLRNPIDPAVERDISISATQLPGANVRLQGYVELRDITFGYNRSAPPLIENFSLSLKPGQRVALVGGSGSGKSTVAKLVCGLYEQWAGEILFDGKPRKHIPRSILTNSIALVEQDISLFAGTVRDNLTLWDSTVPFSNLVRACKDAAIQDVVLSMPGGYNADLAEGASNLSGGQRQRLEIARTLVNNPAILVMDEATSALDSEAEKTIDQRLRERGCTCVIVAHRLSTIRDCDEIIVFDRGKVVQRGSHEELQRVEGKYLQLIRSEGEAVQEE, encoded by the coding sequence ATGGAGGCAGTGGAATGCGGTGCAGCCGCACTGGGGATTATTTTAGGATACTACGATCGCATTGTACCCCTTGCAGAACTCCGTCAAGCTTGTGGTGTTTCACGGGATGGCAGTAAAGCATCTAATATTCTCAATGCGGCTCGCAGCTATGGATTGCAGGCAAAAGGCTTTAAGGTCGATTTGGCTGGGTTACGCAAACTGCAATGTCCTTATATTGTCTTTTGGAATTTCAACCATTTTCTAATCGTCGAAGGATTTGCCAAAGACAAAGTTTATCTTAACGATCCTGCCACCGGGCCGCGTACAGTATCGCTCCCAGAATTCGATCAGTCTTTTACCGGGGTAGTACTAGTTGGTGAACCGAGTGCAGAATTCCAGCCAGGAGGACGGAAACCGAGCCTGACATTATCCTTATGGGATCGATTGCAGAGTTCTCTGGGAGCGTTGGTTTATTGTGTGATCGCTGGTTTGCTGTTAGTGATTCCCGGATTAGCCATCCCTGCGTTCTCCCAAGCCTTTGTAGATAATGTCTTGATTGAAGGCAGAAGTGATTGGTTGCGGCCATTAATTTTAGGGATGATCCTCACAGCTATTTTGAATGGTTTTCTCACATTGCTTCAGCTGCAATTTCTGCGACGCATGAAAATTAAGCTAGCTGTGGGGATGTCTAGCCGATTTTTGTGGCATATTCTGCGGCTACCAGTGAGTTTTTACGATCAACGATTTGCCGGTGAAATTAGCAGCCGTGTTCGGCTCAACGATAGCTTGGCAAATCTGCTTTCAGGAAGATTAGCGACGACAGTAATCTCAGCCTTCACCGTTATCTTTTATGCCGCAGTCATGTTGCAATATGATGTCGTTCTCACTGCGATCGGCATTGCCTTTGTAATCGTGAATGTCAGCGTGTGGCGATGGGTTTCACGGCAGCGCGTCGATGCAAATCTGCGATTAATGCAAGAACAAGGCAAAGTCAATGGGGTAGCGATTTCTGGACTGCAAAGTATGGAAACGCTCAAAGCATCCGGGCTAGAGTCAGAATTCTTTTCGCGGTGGGCAGGTTATTACGCTAAGGCAATTAATGCTCGGCAAGAAATGGATACGACTAATCAAAACCTGGGTGTGTTGCCGTCATTTCTCACCTCCATTACATCCATGCTTTTGCTAGCGGTGGGAGGGCTACGGGTAATGGATGGCGTACTCAGTATTGGGATGCTCATTGCTTTTCAAGCCTTGATGCAAAGATTTTTAGAGCCTGTAAATAATCTGGTGAGTTTAGCGGGTGAACTCCAGGAAATGGAAGGCAATTTGGGTAGGTTAGATGATGTGTTACGCAATCCGATCGACCCTGCTGTAGAGCGAGACATTAGTATATCGGCAACTCAACTACCTGGTGCAAACGTTCGGCTTCAAGGTTATGTTGAACTTCGTGATATCACCTTTGGCTATAACCGCTCTGCACCTCCCTTGATCGAAAATTTCAGTCTTTCACTTAAACCCGGTCAACGAGTTGCTTTAGTGGGTGGCAGTGGTTCGGGTAAGTCAACCGTCGCCAAGCTGGTATGTGGATTATACGAACAGTGGGCGGGAGAGATTTTATTTGATGGTAAACCCAGAAAACATATTCCGCGATCGATTCTCACTAACTCAATTGCGCTTGTTGAGCAAGATATTTCGCTATTTGCGGGCACTGTGCGCGACAATCTTACGCTTTGGGATTCGACTGTGCCTTTTAGTAACTTGGTTCGCGCTTGCAAAGATGCTGCTATTCAGGATGTAGTGCTTTCCATGCCTGGAGGTTACAACGCTGACCTCGCAGAAGGGGCATCTAATTTAAGCGGTGGACAGCGACAAAGATTAGAAATTGCCCGCACTTTAGTGAATAATCCGGCAATTTTGGTGATGGATGAAGCTACCAGTGCGCTCGATTCCGAGGCAGAAAAAACGATCGATCAGAGACTTCGGGAGCGTGGCTGTACTTGTGTAATTGTGGCGCATCGGTTAAGCACAATTCGGGATTGTGACGAAATTATTGTCTTCGATCGCGGCAAGGTGGTGCAACGCGGTAGCCATGAAGAATTGCAGAGGGTTGAAGGTAAGTATTTGCAATTGATTCGCAGTGAAGGGGAAGCAGTTCAGGAAGAGTGA
- a CDS encoding NHLP bacteriocin system secretion protein, giving the protein MVTTNKSNLFRKEALDRLSSPERLDQLMQVVQPKKWIPLTAMGSLIAVGLVWSVFGRIPITVAGQGVVVFPSKVVGFQSPSSGQILMLFVRTGDEVKKGQVLATIDQTELQDKLKLARVKLAQLQEQDQNANTLQLQRTVLDKGAIGQQRQALLQTLKTTQSLTPILRSKGLESIRQERQNLQEQLQTTRDLMPTFKERFDIRQKLREEGAVSSDTVLQAQQEFLNSKTRINEIESQLKQLNVKEADAEREFLANINSTKELQAQLAVLDSKFAGQAEQDLAISTNRRKEIQDTQRAIAELKLEIKANSQVTSNFNGRILELSAVPGQTLEKGARIGTIEARDSGNKLVGVAFFPVSEGKKIQKGMELQVTPSTVKRERFGGIIGKVTSISAFPVSKESASSVVGGLEVLQGLTTEGAQIQVFAELEPDPSTKSRFRWSSSKGPNSQITPGTTTSVRVKVDEQSPISFVFPILRSWSGMY; this is encoded by the coding sequence ATGGTAACGACCAACAAAAGCAATCTATTCCGCAAAGAAGCACTCGATCGTTTATCCTCCCCGGAGCGGCTCGATCAACTTATGCAGGTGGTTCAACCAAAGAAGTGGATTCCGTTAACTGCGATGGGATCTCTAATTGCCGTTGGACTTGTTTGGAGTGTTTTTGGTCGTATTCCCATTACCGTAGCTGGACAAGGCGTAGTCGTTTTCCCTAGCAAAGTCGTTGGATTCCAGTCTCCTAGTTCCGGGCAGATTCTCATGCTTTTTGTTCGTACAGGCGATGAGGTGAAGAAAGGACAGGTACTAGCGACAATCGACCAAACTGAACTTCAAGATAAGTTGAAACTTGCACGAGTCAAGCTTGCTCAACTTCAGGAACAAGACCAAAATGCCAATACTCTGCAACTTCAGCGAACGGTTTTAGATAAGGGTGCAATTGGGCAACAACGTCAAGCACTCTTGCAAACTCTCAAGACAACCCAATCACTAACACCAATTCTCAGAAGTAAAGGTCTGGAGTCGATTCGGCAAGAGCGTCAGAACTTACAGGAACAGTTGCAGACAACGCGAGATTTGATGCCCACGTTCAAAGAACGATTTGACATTCGCCAAAAGCTACGCGAAGAAGGAGCCGTTTCGAGTGATACCGTTCTTCAGGCGCAACAGGAATTTCTCAATAGTAAAACTAGAATCAATGAAATCGAATCGCAACTGAAACAACTCAATGTTAAAGAAGCGGATGCAGAACGAGAATTCTTAGCAAATATCAATTCAACTAAAGAACTGCAAGCACAGTTAGCAGTATTAGATAGTAAGTTTGCTGGGCAAGCAGAACAAGATTTAGCTATTTCTACTAATCGCAGAAAAGAAATTCAAGACACCCAGCGAGCGATCGCAGAATTAAAATTAGAAATCAAAGCAAACAGCCAGGTTACTAGCAATTTCAATGGACGAATTCTCGAACTTTCTGCTGTTCCAGGACAAACCCTGGAAAAGGGCGCTCGCATTGGCACAATCGAAGCTAGAGACTCCGGGAATAAGTTAGTTGGGGTGGCATTCTTCCCGGTCAGCGAAGGCAAAAAGATTCAAAAGGGGATGGAGTTGCAAGTCACTCCTTCAACCGTTAAACGAGAACGCTTTGGTGGTATTATCGGGAAAGTCACAAGTATTTCTGCATTTCCGGTTAGTAAGGAAAGCGCATCAAGTGTTGTCGGTGGTTTAGAAGTTTTACAAGGGTTAACCACAGAAGGCGCACAAATTCAAGTTTTTGCGGAACTTGAGCCAGATCCCTCGACTAAAAGCCGTTTTCGGTGGTCATCCTCTAAAGGGCCAAATAGCCAAATTACACCGGGAACCACGACCTCAGTGCGTGTGAAAGTGGATGAACAATCCCCGATTTCCTTTGTGTTTCCGATTCTGCGATCGTGGAGTGGAATGTATTGA
- a CDS encoding CTB family bacteriocin — MSDNIKPVELSSEELDNVAGGAFSYVDADNYNALDQQAGATVIGANGGISSLNTQQTAISHQSLHEIKATGVIPPTLESY; from the coding sequence ATGTCTGACAATATCAAACCCGTAGAATTATCTTCTGAAGAATTGGACAACGTTGCTGGTGGTGCTTTTAGCTATGTCGATGCTGACAACTACAACGCGTTGGATCAGCAAGCTGGTGCAACTGTTATCGGTGCTAATGGCGGTATTAGTTCTTTGAACACTCAGCAAACTGCTATATCTCATCAAAGTTTGCACGAAATCAAAGCAACTGGTGTCATTCCTCCCACTCTTGAAAGTTACTAA
- a CDS encoding bacteriocin yields the protein MENKKQNESQELSAQELANISGGIAVGEHYPGEYPTDEKYNNLSEAIANKLENIKLPYWNGNKPISVEPNEGRGD from the coding sequence ATGGAAAACAAAAAGCAAAATGAATCACAAGAGCTATCGGCTCAAGAACTCGCAAATATTTCAGGTGGTATTGCCGTAGGTGAGCATTATCCAGGTGAGTATCCTACGGATGAGAAATATAACAATCTGTCTGAAGCGATCGCAAACAAGCTTGAGAATATAAAGCTTCCTTATTGGAATGGCAATAAACCAATAAGCGTTGAGCCGAATGAAGGTCGCGGTGATTGA
- a CDS encoding CTB family bacteriocin has product MSDNIQPIELSAEELDNVAGGAFSFVDADNYNAIDQQAGATVIGANGGISSLNTQQTAVSHQSLHEIKATGFFPSTLEK; this is encoded by the coding sequence ATGTCTGACAACATTCAACCCATAGAATTATCTGCTGAAGAATTGGACAACGTTGCTGGTGGTGCTTTTAGCTTTGTCGATGCTGACAACTACAACGCAATTGATCAGCAAGCTGGTGCAACTGTTATCGGCGCTAATGGCGGTATTAGTTCTTTGAACACTCAGCAAACTGCTGTATCTCATCAAAGTCTGCATGAAATCAAAGCAACTGGTTTCTTTCCTTCCACTCTTGAAAAGTAG
- a CDS encoding CTB family bacteriocin, whose translation MPDDIKPVELSAEELDNVAGGAFSFVDAHNFNFSDKQSSAVIIGADGGIASFNSQETTISQQDLHEIKFTGEEFPSGIPSNLFLGS comes from the coding sequence ATGCCTGACGACATTAAACCCGTAGAATTATCTGCTGAAGAATTGGACAACGTTGCTGGTGGTGCTTTTAGCTTTGTTGATGCTCACAACTTCAACTTTTCGGATAAGCAAAGTAGTGCAGTGATTATCGGTGCTGATGGTGGTATTGCATCCTTCAACAGTCAGGAAACTACTATATCTCAACAAGATTTGCACGAAATCAAATTCACTGGAGAAGAATTTCCTAGCGGAATTCCTAGTAATTTATTTCTAGGCTCATAA
- a CDS encoding CTB family bacteriocin yields the protein MSDNIQPIELSAEELDNVAGGAFSFVDADNYNAIDQQAGATVIGANGGISSLNTQQTAVSHQSLHEIKATGLFPSTLES from the coding sequence ATGTCTGACAACATTCAACCCATAGAATTATCTGCTGAAGAATTGGACAACGTTGCTGGTGGTGCTTTTAGCTTTGTCGATGCTGACAACTACAACGCAATTGATCAGCAAGCTGGTGCAACTGTTATCGGCGCTAATGGTGGTATTAGTTCTTTGAATACTCAGCAAACTGCTGTATCTCATCAAAGTTTGCACGAAATCAAAGCAACTGGCTTGTTTCCTTCCACTCTTGAGAGTTAA